CATAATGGTTAGCTTTTAACTCTAGCAGAGTTCAGTTCTTGTTCGCTATAAATGCACGTACCCTTTCCCTTACCTTCCTAATTCACTTCAATGCTTCCTCTTAACAGCCTAGCTTGCCTCTTAGATTTCTCTGGCATGCTTAATGGATCTGCTCTCTGCTTCCCATATTTGCAATcacaaaaacaatatttatctTCGAACCAATAAGCCAGAGGTATTATGAAGAGATTAAAGCTTAACAGATTGTTTGCATCCCTCAAGCCCCTGAAGTGTTCGGATTTCTTCAACCCAATGCATCCTGGagttgaattttcttttcaatcttAATTTCTTGGAATTTGTGACACACACACGCACATCCCATTGTCATGCATTCTCGATTTGTATAAAGAAAATTTGGCACTTGatttttctatttcctttgAAACCGTAAAACCTTGTGCATGTACGAGTGCAGTTTGGATAAgttctctctttccctttctaAAATCTTATCCAaccataaaaaatgttgaatggCATCAATCCCGGTTTCTACGATTTCTCCGAGCAGCAGTTTCCCCAAGTCGTCACTCCTTCAGAGTTCAATTCTGACCACATTGACAACGCCGTGTTTGGCTCAGATGAGTTCCGCATGTACGCCTTTAAGATCAAGCGATGCCCGAGAGTGCGAAGCCACGACTGGACCGAGTGCCCCTACGCGCACCGAGGCGAAAAGGCCCAGCGCCGGGACCCAAGTAAATTCAACTACTCGGCCATCGCCTGCCCCGCCTTCCGCATGAACGGGAAATGCCCTAAGGGCGATGCCTGTGAGTTTGCGCACGGAGTTTTCGAGTACTGGCTGCACCCCGCAAGGTACCGCACGCGTGCATGCAATGCCGGCAAATATTGCCAACGTAAGGTATGTTTTTTCGCCCACACGCCCGAGCAACTGCGATCGGAGACCAAATACAAGTTCCATTACGCTTACCGGGCACGAAATAACGGTGGGGAtagatcaaatggaaatgagagAGCCATATCATCAGTACCACCGGTGCCGGAACAGTTGACGAGGAAGAAGAATGAGAGTAATTGTTTTGATGGTGTTTCGGagtttttgaaaacattgaggGGCTTGAAGATTAGGGATTGCGAGGAGGCAGGGGATCAGAGGAGCTCTACTTCTAATTGCTGGGAATTACCAGATTCGGATTTGCCTCATCTCGGTTGGATTTCAGAGCTGTTgcagtaaatatatatatatatatatatgtgtgtgtgtgtgtgtgtgtgtgtgtgtgctgcATTTGAGAAGATGAGACATATATGTGTGTCGATTCTTGAGAAACATGATATATGTTTTTGCGGGTAAATATGCGTAATTACGTTTAAGTAAAGATTGTTTTTGTTTACTGCCTATCTTAATTTGAGGACTCCATTTGGGTAAATAATGTCAGCATCAAGATTATCTAAAAGCCTTTGAAAGAATGTGAATTTTgcagtatttatttttttctatttttcgcCTTcaaattattactattttttcatgATCTAGTCTTAATCAATACTAACTGGAagggaaaacaaaagcaaaaaatgaaatgcatggctagatgatcatatatatgggGCACAACGCTAACAATTCATTTCTAAACTGCGATTTGACTGAATCTCTCACGTGGACTTCTTGATCAATAATGGAGCCAATTACGTACCAAACGCAAAACCTTTGCAATATTAAATTCTCTCCCCTATCACCTAGGGCTCAGCAAAAATTAGGAAATACGATTTTGAATCCGGCTTCACTTCAGCTCTGGCAAAACGGAATTAgagtcaaatttatttttaatttcttagtcGGAGTTGGAGGTTTCGCTAGACGGACTCCCATTTTATGTTCCGACTTTTTTCCTCCGACTCTGACTAACTCTGAATTTGATttcgatattgtacatatgttataaaaatatatatttataatatatttatatagttatataactagaacttatatagttaaattcgaTAATATAtaagtatgagctaattattatacaataatatacttatactataatataaatagattaatagtaatttagtatatacaaacatcatagtattactaccatacaAAATCAAGTACATAAATAAGTTAGTCACTAGCagtatttaaataagtatagtataataaGTTATTAACACATAtgaatttactaaagtataataacttgtaattagacattatagtataagtcttgtatagacactacaagaaatatagATTTTTCCCACGAATTCTTTTTCCAAGatacataatcatggcaaatagtatttttttaacatgaaaAATGTTCGTAGGAAAAAAGACAAGCCTTTTGTCACGAGATATTGTTGGCAAGTAAAACTTTGTGAGAAAACAATTTTTTCCCACGAAATAAACACATTTTGCGGCGattaaaaatcgccgcaaataaactTACCAAAAAGTTTCTTTCGTAGGTTATTAGTTCTTGCCACAAGGTTATCAATTTTTTGCGGTGACATTTTCTCGCTGCAAATACTCTTACTAAATTTAAATTGCCCTCGTGGGTAATGAGTTTTTGCGacaattttagtatttttttgggCGACTTTTTGTCACCACAAATAGACCAACCTTTTTAATTATGCGTTCTTAGTATTTGCGGCGATAAAAAGCTGCctcaaatactaataaaattaaatccccATTCTTCCCCCCCCCAAAACACTCATGcgactctcactctctctctctctctctctctctctccgcaaCTGTCAAATGTCCAGCCTCTCCTCCTTGCTGCGCCACCGCGAACGGCTCCTCTTGTCGTCAAGCCACCGTGGGTCTTCCCCCTCGCCCTCTCGCcgactctctttctctccctcttccacTCGGATCGCAGCAGATCTATGTCCCTCCACCTCTTCCAGCCATGGCCATCGCCTCCCTCAGCCGCCCTAAGGTTCCGCCAGTCACCAACTGTTGCTTCACCCTAGCTCCCGCATCTCTCTCCCTCGCACGGTCTCTCTCACGGGTCTCCAACGCACACCCCCCCCACGGTTGTCTTATTACAGTGGTATTCCCCGTCGCCATGAGCCACCATCTCCGCCTCCAACCAAGATGCAGCACCATCATGAGCAACCCATGGACGCAGGAGCACCTCCTGCATGCCTCCTTCGATGTCCAGCTCTTATACATGGTAAAAATCCTACTTTTGTGTCTCAAGTGCATTATTTTAGTGTATATAGACGTGTATGGTGTGGTGTTGAGGGCTTAGGCAAATTTGTATCTATGTAAATTTACTATTTCAAATGTTTTCAACTAAATTGCACCTCACATGGTTTTGAGTCTGCTCTGAAAATGGTTTTGGGCTAGTCGTGGATGAAAAGAGAGCCGAGGAGATGAAAGCGACCTCACAGGGTTTCTCTATTTTGCAACTTCTGTTAGttctgtttattttcttttggggaTGGGGGATTGATTATCTTGTGTTTTCATAAGTGAAAATTGAAGGTGTACACTTCTTTGCTTCTCAAACCAATTGTTGTGCTTTTGTACTGCCTTAAATAATTGTGCTGATAAGGAGTGCCGTAAGTAAATTAGCTCCATGCCTTGTTTGCCTTGGATTTATGCTATGTAAGATTTTTGAAAGGATTTGAAGTTTTTCATGTATACTAACTTGATTGTTATATGTACATTCCAGGGAAGCTCAAACTTATCTATCCTAACAGAAACTAGAGTAAGGAAGGCAGAAAGGTGCAAGAAAGTGACGTACAATAATGTTTAGAAATTCTTCTATTTTTGTCCTTGCAGATTTTCTGTGCAATTGATTGGGAGTTAGATGAGCTTGAGGTATAGAATtaatgttcaatttttttattctatgacATTTAGTTGTGAGGTTGTAGTCATGTGGTCTGCCCAGTTCAATTGATTGTGCAATGTTATTGTGTCTAACTATGCCGTttcttagatttctttttttttaaatcaaattttgacaaaattcTTATTTGGTTACATAACTTGCAACTTATTATCACATCATTGGGGTCTAATGTGGAATATCTGGAGTAGGGTGGGTTTTGGAGGATAAAGTGTCACAATAATTTaacaaatttatagattagAATTTATATGAGGACCATGAGGTCTAAGAATTTGACAGATTTGAATATGTAGAGTGTATTTATGCATGAACAATGGATTGTGTGATGGATTTAGGTTGGGCTTAAatgataaatgaattaaaattccTTTGGGCAGCAAGCATGCTGTATGTTTTTGGTAAGTGGTCGAGGCCTTACTTCACCAGAAATTATGTAAGTGGTCCCgcttttctcctctcttctttttatttttctcgcgCCTAatgaacatatatttatatttgcttTGTAACAAAATCTGCACCCAATTAGCTTAGTTTAGGTTGGGATGTGTCACTCTAGAACCTTGCATAACCAATTTTATGAGCAGAAAACACATCTAAGTACTCAAAGATTCTGGTAATGAGGTTGGGTTGAGTGCAGCTTACCCAAGATTCATTTGTTTTCCCAAGTCCCAAATGGCAAATACTCATGTTTCTCTTAAAATAATGTTGACTGGCATCTAGTTGTGTTCAAAgctaaaattattacaattttatgtgTCAATACAAGTTTTGCAGAATGTACAGCTAACCTACATGGCAAATGGGGTAAAACAAACTATGTGgaaaatttattggatttttctttgaaaagtaATCCTTGTGAAGGTTATGTTTGCAGGTGATCTTGCATATATGTTATCCGTTGACATGTATAAAGGTCTTTCAGGGCGAACGTTGACTCTAAAACTGAAAACATCATCATTTGAGGTGCTTTCTGATTCTCCATTACTATTCCCTATAATTATAGTTAATAAGTTTTCTGGCATAATTCTTTTAGATATTCTACCTAATTTCTTTGCTCCTTTGCTAccttttattatttagatattcaattataaatgaatcaatgaatatatgaatttacttattaaaattatatttagtaaTCTAGTTACTGTGAGAAGTCTCTAATTAGAGGTTACTGTGCCATTGACAAGTTAGAACCAAAGCTATGACTTTACAACAGTATATTTGCTCAAGcgataatattttgaaatacgCTTCAAATCTGGTAAAGGCTGAACTTGATAGTGATGAATTGTTTTGAAGTGTTTTGGAGTTGTAGGGAGTTTGTAAAGTATGACGATGATGTTGGTTTAATAGACAAATTTGTGTATATTAAATGCATAGGGTATAGATGAagcttgtaaaaacaaatgagtacTTTGAATGGATTGTATGTTGATCTTATAAAGCTTGAATGGATTGTATGATTGTGCTTTTGTAGAGCCATGAATTATAACTTATAAAGTTTTTTGGTTGTGTGGTGTAtgtgtataaattatatggaCAATTTCCTATCTTTGGTTCTAATCAGAAATTTTTATGTTAGCACaattttacatgtttttttttaaattattataaatgtaAATTTGGATCAATAAGATttggatatatttattttatcctatattagactatttgttttgattatttttggtTCAGtctcatttttgtattttacaatttttgttttctaaaatcTCTTAGCGTTTGCCATGAATGTAACTCGTGgcaaatactattttttttgtcagAAGTGATTATTTCCCGCGATAATATTTCTTTGTAAATAAGTATTTCTGATGAAATATTgtgtggaaaatatatatttcccagtaaattattttatgggaaaataatttttttccaaggTAAATACTTTTTGCCTCAATCTCTTGTCATAGAAAATTGTGTTATTTCTCACCACATCATACCAAATGAAACCTTATTTGTaggaagaaaaaagattttaacCACCACGGTAGTTCAAAAGCTTTTCCCATGAACTTGTGGTTtggtaaaaaaaagaatttttccccAGCAGTTTTATGCCACAGGTCTCCCACCACACAAATTGGTGGGAAACAGATCGTTTTCCAAGAAATCTACACTTTTTCCGACCACAATCATTCTCgagaaaaaatgagatttattgtagtgagaaataaattatacactagtatagaaataactaataagtctagCATAATAagtaaattatataatactaatttactaaagtataataatatgtaattagacactagaaataagtctagtgtaaaaataagttagacactagtataatacaataacatgtaattagacactaaaaataatatgtaatactatagtatgataacatataattagaaattattgtataagtctagtataaaaaaaattagatattaatatagaaataaattaacagtgaatgatttagttttagttttaaattttttataaaatttgaaatttaaaagcccataatttttttttaaaaaaataagttaaatatgAAGGTAAAAAAAGCCTAAAACTGAAAGCTCAAATCTAACTCCACTCTAATAAATttgagtcggagtcggattgaAGCCTACACTAGTGAGAGTTGGAATcggattttgaatttgaactcCAAAAAAGTCGTAGTTAGAGTCGAATTTTCCTAAATCTGACTCCACTTAAGTCGGTACTCACCCCTAGTATCACCTACCTTTATCCGTTTTCGCTCTTCTTAAGTTTTCATTTTCCTAATCTTAAAAAAGTTTCTTtaatttgctttcttttttatttatctgtTTTGCTTCTTTcaatattgagaaaaataattttaagtaattcTCTACAAAAACCATAAATGAATACTCAAAATCTATCTCTCGACAATTATCACTTTAAGCAAACAAAAATGGAAGCCCTTTAagattattactattattattattattattattattattgattgcTCAAATAAAAAAGGACTATCATTTCCATAATGCAAGAGCATCttaatttccttcattttttcttttcattttaccacctctaatattgttttcttttagatctctctctctctagctatatatatgtaacagtAAACTACAGTCGTTTTTGTcttaattgataataaaaaagaattcataTATTTGTTCATGCGCATACCATACCTCCTGGTGCGAGGACCAGTACATGAAACTTTTTGcaataaattatctttaaaagaattaatagcAACTCATTAAAACTAGTGAACGATGAAGTCTCAAATTAGTCATAAAGCAAAACCCTCATTTTTATGCCATACCAAAGACACTTCGGCAAAGGTCGGCATTCaaagtaataaataatcaatatgGGGAATAACAATTCATgcgtaattaagaaatttgataGGTATGAGTTGTCCCATCTCTGCTGACATGGAAGGTAAGTAAGACACTTTGTGCTATGTGGACCCAACTACAGTCGATTTATAGCTAACCGACCATCCACGTAAGAGCGTCTCCCTCCTTCTCACAGCCAGGACATCTCCTCCAGCTACGTGCCTCTGACACAGACAACCCGACCCTCCGTCATAATCCCTTCAgaccccccctctctctctctcgctcacttCCAACCATGTCCTCCCTCTCAAGGTAATTAAGATAGGTATCACTCCTCTCTGATCTGATCAGATTCTCATGTATTTGCATATTGCATACGCGCACGCAGAAATGTGCCATATTGTTGAGGTGATTGGATTGAGATCATGTATGGGTTTTGAATTCTTACTTTCTTTTGCTTgttgataatataatatttataggtGGATAGAGATGTCAAGAAATCCTGACAAGAATaataacagaaacagaaacagccATAGCATTAGCGATGGCGATCATGAGCCTATTGCAACTACGAAGAACTTCAACGAATGCTCTGCCTGCACTCAGGTGGGTGTCCCTGTTTTCCACTCCATCCACTCTGACTGTAACCTTCGCCGCCCCAGCTGGGGCCCTTTCGGGAGAGTTTCGGACCCACGAAGCAAGCGCGTGCTGAGGTGGAACCGTGCCGTCTTGCTGGCACGTGGCATGGCTTTGGCCTTGGATCCTCTGTTCTTCTACACGATTTCCTTAAGCCCGAGTGGTGCCCCATGTTTCTACATAAACGTTGCGTTGGCTGCTATCCTCACCGTTGTTCGCACGTGTGTGGACTTGGTTCATCTGTGCCATCTCTTGCTCCAGTTAAGGCTGGCGTACGTGTCGACCGAATCTTTGGTTGTTGGGTGTGGGAAGCTGGTGTGGGACGCACGTGCGATTGCATCTCACAACCTGCGTTCCCTGAAGGGTTTCTGGTTGGATGCTTTTGTAATACTTCCGGTTCCTCAGGTTTGTTTCTCTCACAAAGGATACTTCTTTGAGTTCTTTCTCTATATTATACACGATGACATGAACAATTCTTTTACAGGACAGGCCTCCTGATCTATAGCTGAATTTCTctcctttaattaatttaattggcAGGTGGTAACGTGGTTAATAGTCCCAAAATTGCTCAAAGAAGAAGGGATTAAGCTGATAATGACAATACTTTTAGTAACCTACTTGTTTCAATTCCTTCCCAAACTCTACCATAGCATTTACTTGTTGAGGAAACTGCAAAAGGTCACAGGTTATATCTTTGGCAAAGATTGGTGGCGTTTGCACCTTAATCTCCTTGCCTACTTCATTGCTTCTCATGTAAGCTGCCTGCCTAGCTACCTTCATCCTTCAAAATATGAACCCATTTTACCcatttatttgataattataaagtaatttatatatcctataatatatatatatatatatatatatatatatatatatatatatatgatctacaGGTTGCAGGGGGATGCTGGTATGCCCTTTCAACACAACGACTTGTGTCGTGCCTCCAGCAACAGTACTCATGTGACAGACCAAGGATTAACAACTACTgtaatctctctttattttgctCAGAGGGAATTGGTACTTGTCTTTATAACCAGTCTCCAGCAACAACAATTAATAGGTCATTATGCTTGGATGTCGATGGGCCTTTCAATTTTGGGATCTATTCGGAGGCACGTCCAGTATTTTCTAGCAATTCCCTCGCTCTTACCATCCTCTATCCCATATACTGGGGCTTTCTGAACCttaggtaattaattaaataaagattaaagttattataatcttaattaatGCCAATACGAAAATCTAATTAATTGTCATcatgcattaattaatttccatgaATTTTTAGATCGTAGCttagattttgaataaataaattaataatctgAGTAATtttttgtactatatatattagttagtACGTAATTCAtgtttatataattatgcttatatatatatatatatatatatatatatatatatatgttacatgcAGCACTTTCGGAAATGTTCTTGAGCCTTCAAGTAACTGGTTGGAATTGATAGTCAGTATTTGCATCACGCTTGCGGGCTTGGCACTCTTCATTACTTTGGTTGGCAACATCCAGGTGTGACCCATTACTCAcctgatttttttattcttagaCTTATAATTTATTCATGACGTATCAAATACAATATTAGAAGAACTTGTCTCTGTAATTATGAAGATATTTCTGCATACGGTCACGGCAACTAAGAAAGAAATGCAGCTGAGATATCGAGATATGGAGAGGTGGATGAAAAGAAGGCAGTTGCCATCTCATTTGAGACGGAGAGTTCGCCATTTTGAACGCCAAAGAGGGGCCGCCATGGGAGGATTGGATGAGATGGAATTGATCAGAGATTTGCCAGATGGCCTCCGTAGGGACATTAAACGTTATCTTTGCATAGATCTTGTCAAGAAGGTAACaaaaaccatattatatatatctccCTTGTCATCTACAGACGATCGagaagtttaaaataaaatatgacattattttgaaaatgaacttcaatttatttacattaattGCACTTTGTATAATctctcatgatcatcatcaggtTCCTCTATTCCAAGTGTTGGACGATCTTATTCTTGACAACATCTGCGATATGGTCACACCCCTTTTCTTTTCCAGGGGCGAAAGGGTGCGATACGGTCTCCTTCTATtacttgatttatttaattaagttgCAATTagttgtacgtacgtacgtagaacGGCTGATCTTAAGAATTtcggctctttttttttttttttaactagttTAGTGTTCCCATAAATTAGCAGATTATTAGAGAAGGAGATCCTGTTCACAggatgatatttatagttaatGGACGCCTAAACCGTCGCCAAGCGCTTGGTAAAGGGTTCATAACGACGAGTACTGTGCTTGAAGCTGGTAGCTTTCTGGGTGAAGATCTCCTATCCTGGTGCCTCCACCAACCTTTTAGAGATCGGCTTCCGTCCTCACCTGCAACATTTGTTTGTCTAGAGTCCGTAGAAGCATATGGTCTGGATGCTTGCAATCTCCGATTTATAACCGAACATTTCCGTTACAAGTTTTCCAGCGATGGACTAATTAAGAGGACGATGAGATACTACTCGTCCAATTGGCGAACATGGGGAGCCGTCATAATACAGTTTGCTTGGCGTCGCTACAGGATAAGAGCTAGGAGATCAGCAGTAGT
This genomic interval from Juglans microcarpa x Juglans regia isolate MS1-56 chromosome 4D, Jm3101_v1.0, whole genome shotgun sequence contains the following:
- the LOC121260955 gene encoding zinc finger CCCH domain-containing protein 54, whose product is MLNGINPGFYDFSEQQFPQVVTPSEFNSDHIDNAVFGSDEFRMYAFKIKRCPRVRSHDWTECPYAHRGEKAQRRDPSKFNYSAIACPAFRMNGKCPKGDACEFAHGVFEYWLHPARYRTRACNAGKYCQRKVCFFAHTPEQLRSETKYKFHYAYRARNNGGDRSNGNERAISSVPPVPEQLTRKKNESNCFDGVSEFLKTLRGLKIRDCEEAGDQRSSTSNCWELPDSDLPHLGWISELLQ
- the LOC121260957 gene encoding LOW QUALITY PROTEIN: cyclic nucleotide-gated ion channel 2-like (The sequence of the model RefSeq protein was modified relative to this genomic sequence to represent the inferred CDS: deleted 1 base in 1 codon) yields the protein MSSLSRWIEMSRNPDKNNNRNRNSHSISDGDHEPIATTKNFNECSACTQVGVPVFHSIHSDCNLRRPSWGPFGRVSDPRSKRVLRWNRAVLLARGMALALDPLFFYTISLSPSGAPCFYINVALAAILTVVRTCVDLVHLCHLLLQLRLAYVSTESLVVGCGKLVWDARAIASHNLRSLKGFWLDAFVILPVPQVVTWLIVPKLLKEEGIKLIMTILLVTYLFQFLPKLYHSIYLLRKLQKVTGYIFGKDWWRLHLNLLAYFIASHVAGGCWYALSTQRLVSCLQQQYSCDRPRINNYCNLSLFCSEGIGTCLYNQSPATTINRSLCLDVDGPFNFGIYSEARPVFSSNSLALTILYPIYWGFLNLSTFGNVLEPSSNWLELIVSICITLAGLALFITLVGNIQIFLHTVTATKKEMQLRYRDMERWMKRRQLPSHLRRRVRHFERQRGAAMGGLDEMELIRDLPDGLRRDIKRYLCIDLVKKVPLFQVLDDLILDNICDMVTPLFFSRGERIIREGDPVHRMIFIVNGRLNRRQALGKGFITTSTVLEAGSFLGEDLLSWCLHQPFRDRLPSSPATFVCLESVEAYGLDACNLRFITEHFRYKFSSDGLIKRTMRYYSSNWRTWGAVIIQFAWRRYRIRARRSAVVTTDHLDPLMQNRSGSTENLLDVQDAAILFMSLRPHDHLE